Genomic window (Rutidosis leptorrhynchoides isolate AG116_Rl617_1_P2 unplaced genomic scaffold, CSIRO_AGI_Rlap_v1 contig351, whole genome shotgun sequence):
TCCTCCTTTTAACTGTGGTACAGACGCAACATTATCTTCGTATATAATCGTCTGGGAGAAAAGCACTCATCTTCTAGATATGTTGGGTTAGAGATTTGAGCCACACACCCTCTGTTTGCTTCATGCATTGACATAGCAAGTGTGATATAAAACTATTTGAATAAAATAAACTCTTATCAATTATATACCTCAGAGATATAAGAGTAAATGTTTAATCCCATTCTAAAGTCTTAACGTTAGAGAACAACTTAATCTTGCCAATAAACTCACGTCAAAGATATATCAGAGCGCGTATTGTTAGCTAGATACATTAGGATATGCTACTTCAAGGCCAAGCAACTCTTCATCATTCTTACAAGTAAAAAAATGGATCTTTCTTTATATCAAACAATATTATAACCATTGTGGTAGTCAATGAATGTACTTTGTCCATACATAAATGCTCCAATATCTTTGACGTATAAGTAGTTTGGTGAACAAATATACCATTTGATAAAATACTCATCTGCTAGCCGAGGCAAAACTTTATTCTCCTTAAATCGTTCATTTCGAATTCTTCCCTCAAGCAATCCGCAATATTTTGGAGTTCTTAAGAGTTCCTACGATattcatatcatcaacatatacaACAATTATAACAAATTTTATCCATTTCTTTTGCAAGCTGAAATGGCTAGTGATTTTGATATTGCTCGGCCTGAATCATCTGAACTAGTATCGTATTAGACTAAAACAGAGTGGATACAGACCCGCCCTTTGCATACTGATGCAAGCATTTCGAAAATTAACTGAATTTCCATTAATGTGTACATTAGGATAAATGTCATCTGCTACAAAATTGACGGGAAAATCATAGCTTCTCTTTTTTCCGGATAAGTTCGTTCCTCTTATCTTCAGGTCTATTTCAAGCAATGGGAATCGTCGGTTCACCTAAATTGACAAAGGCTTCTGCACGAGCCATGCGCGACATTGCTGAATTCCACGACACTAGGTGATCCATGAAGGCATTTACATAACTTGCTTTGTCATTCTGTTGAAGGAAATACCAACAATCAAGAACAATCTTCCAAGGCAATAATGATCAGATAATGACTGACAGCATACTACTATTACCTTATAATCCAGATAATAAGAATGCTACAAAAGGGAAAACAAACAACTTGACATCAGTTTTTTACTCTTGCAAGGATAAAATTTAGAAACAAGATATATGTGTGAAAAAGAGAGAAGGTGAATACCTCCCACATATCCAAACAGATGATAGGCTGCACAAAAAGAGATGGTCAACAAAATTGTTGAGATGAGAAGACAGCTTATCATAATTAAGGATTTTATATATACTTGACATACAATGTCATCCCACACAAGTGGATTAATGGCATTGGATGTTGTAGTTATGGCAAGACGCTTTTCTTCTCTTTTCACTGGAAAAAAGAACAAGAAAATCATCATCGGAATGAAGTTCGATTAAAGAAAAGAACACGTTGGCACTTATGGTGGTAAGGGAACTCAAATACCAATAAGTGCAACCCAATATGCAAAGACAAAGGTCTTACAAACAAGCCAAACCCATCCGGAGCCAAATAATGTAAGGGCAGTTCCCATGAACTTTTCTCGGAAATTTGTGAAGGAACCAAAATCCTTTTCGATCTGCTCAAGTAAGCCGAGCTTAGGCATGTCACCTCCACCTGGTTGCATCGACTCCCAGAAAAAGTCATGATTCCATACCTAAAGTGTGAACATCATGACTATAAGGAAGACAACACAATAGATTTTCTAATGAAATAAAGAATTGATTTTTTCTCAAAAGCTAAGAAATT
Coding sequences:
- the LOC139883085 gene encoding superoxide dismutase [Fe] 3, chloroplastic, whose amino-acid sequence is MGSSCFCKSQLLVTEFCSFQLKSPSLPPKQFNGSQNTVRVVAYHGLKKPPYKLDALEPYISKRTLEIHWGEHHRAYLEKLNIELGKDNILYGYTMDELVKVTYNNGNPLPVFNNAAQVWNHDFFWESMQPGGGDMPKLGLLEQIEKDFGSFTNFREKFMGTALTLFGSGWVWLVLKREEKRLAITTTSNAINPLVWDDIPIICLDMWEHSYYLDYKNDKASYVNAFMDHLVSWNSAMSRMARAEAFVNLGEPTIPIA